In Chryseobacterium oranimense, a single window of DNA contains:
- a CDS encoding TetR/AcrR family transcriptional regulator: protein MPRKVVQGPIRDKEKTKQKLLAAVGKILRVKGYSGLKVSKIAAVAGFDKKLIYEYFGSTDKLIDEYIKSQDYWSKFSPDIEEEIQVGKGKEALTQGILMQFESLKKNKELQKIILWELSESKPILKNILKQREDVAANLFENVTDPYFGENATNVRAMLALIAAGVYYLNLFPAYNGTEFCGIDMRTEEGRAEVQKVIVEIIDHYYKTKKAKD from the coding sequence ATGCCCAGAAAAGTAGTGCAAGGTCCCATCAGGGACAAAGAAAAAACAAAGCAGAAACTGCTTGCAGCAGTTGGTAAAATCTTGAGAGTAAAAGGATACTCCGGTCTGAAAGTAAGTAAGATTGCAGCAGTAGCCGGTTTCGACAAAAAGCTTATCTATGAGTACTTTGGAAGTACAGACAAGCTTATTGACGAATATATAAAATCTCAGGATTACTGGAGTAAATTCAGCCCCGATATTGAAGAAGAAATACAGGTAGGTAAAGGTAAGGAGGCCTTAACCCAAGGAATACTTATGCAGTTTGAGAGCCTGAAGAAAAATAAGGAATTACAAAAAATTATTCTTTGGGAACTTTCGGAAAGTAAGCCGATACTTAAAAATATATTGAAGCAAAGAGAAGATGTAGCAGCTAACCTGTTTGAAAACGTAACCGACCCTTACTTTGGAGAAAATGCTACAAACGTTAGAGCTATGTTAGCCCTGATAGCAGCAGGAGTTTACTACCTGAACCTGTTTCCGGCATACAATGGAACCGAATTCTGTGGTATCGACATGAGAACTGAAGAAGGAAGAGCTGAAGTTCAAAAAGTAATCGTTGAGATCATAGATCACTATTACAAAACGAAAAAAGCAAAAGACTAA